Proteins co-encoded in one Armatimonadota bacterium genomic window:
- a CDS encoding PAS domain-containing sensor histidine kinase — MQHRPSPQPSVLLLVANALSLVVGCLSLAYPHVFAGPPVPEGLRQLKLELSRLTVLFLASGVCGLVAYAVKARRDHPLAVALAAISALPFVAGAARAAQTRVWMGAALSAAFAVGVVVDAARRWHGQPRVGPVSALQGVGLVTALTFAALGLAASGVLGWPRGAWVTGLLPHLAVAMGLAAVLIVVAAWAPRLRPGAQVAAALPVLALAAGSGTIGRWVGVVTYGMLGLGLATEPWLVDLQRERIWQRRGQSSSVTAFEFATEGVAWAFTLLVGLLALLADEPARRVWLSAVMVASSLFTAAWFHVVPAAGGIGRTVFATTIYSVLTTAFAWLTGGARSPYFFLVFLPILALAWTHLPRAIIVPVGPPVVAVVAEVLLAARDGLPAMGQAAMAGVPSLVGLVLMAGLAYFLATRNLRGRGKVEEAARQLETVLAHMAEGLVCTDAAGRIQLCNPAAAALSGRTREALRGAPILDALPLRQLDGAPLAPAAHPVRRALGGQPAQSVRLQLATSPPLPVAVTATPLRDDGRVQGAVVLLRDIRHELEMERAREDFLHIASHELRTPLTVMKGNLEVALEADPPEAVRAPLEDALASTVRLIRMVNEFLDAARLDQGAMTLRVEPGDLRLVVQQAVDMLRADAERKGLALTYVPPADLPPVRMDPERALQILVNLVGNAIRHTVRGGIEITHAVEEDTVVTAVRDTGVGIAPEHRDRLFTRFGQLERGLTRAPGGSGLGLYISRKLAEQMGGTVVLAESTPGQGSTFVLRLPAAAVPAGSR; from the coding sequence GTGCAGCACCGCCCATCGCCGCAGCCGTCGGTCCTGTTGCTCGTGGCCAACGCCCTGTCGCTGGTCGTGGGGTGTCTCTCGCTCGCCTACCCGCACGTGTTCGCTGGCCCGCCCGTGCCCGAGGGGCTCCGACAGCTCAAGCTGGAGCTGTCGCGCCTCACGGTACTCTTCCTGGCCTCGGGCGTCTGCGGGCTCGTGGCCTACGCGGTGAAGGCGCGGCGCGACCATCCCCTGGCGGTGGCGCTGGCGGCCATCAGCGCGCTGCCGTTCGTGGCCGGCGCCGCGCGCGCGGCCCAGACGCGTGTCTGGATGGGAGCCGCGCTGTCCGCGGCGTTCGCGGTCGGCGTGGTCGTGGACGCGGCGCGCCGGTGGCACGGCCAGCCACGGGTCGGGCCGGTCTCCGCGCTGCAGGGCGTGGGGCTGGTCACCGCCCTGACATTTGCCGCGTTGGGGCTGGCCGCGTCCGGGGTGCTCGGCTGGCCGCGGGGCGCCTGGGTGACCGGCCTGCTGCCGCACCTGGCCGTCGCCATGGGCCTGGCGGCCGTGCTCATCGTCGTGGCGGCCTGGGCGCCCCGCCTGCGCCCGGGCGCGCAGGTGGCGGCCGCCCTGCCTGTCCTCGCGCTGGCCGCAGGGTCAGGGACGATCGGCCGCTGGGTCGGCGTGGTGACCTACGGCATGCTCGGCCTTGGCCTGGCCACGGAGCCGTGGCTCGTGGACCTGCAACGGGAGCGCATCTGGCAGCGCCGCGGCCAGAGTTCCAGCGTCACGGCGTTCGAGTTTGCGACCGAGGGCGTCGCGTGGGCGTTCACCCTGCTGGTCGGGCTCCTCGCCCTGCTGGCCGACGAGCCCGCGCGTCGCGTCTGGCTGAGTGCCGTGATGGTGGCCAGCAGCCTGTTCACGGCCGCGTGGTTCCACGTCGTGCCGGCCGCAGGCGGCATCGGGCGCACGGTCTTTGCCACGACAATCTACAGCGTGTTGACCACCGCGTTCGCCTGGCTGACGGGCGGCGCCCGCAGCCCCTACTTCTTCCTCGTGTTCCTGCCCATCCTCGCGCTGGCCTGGACGCACCTGCCGCGCGCGATCATCGTGCCGGTCGGCCCGCCGGTGGTCGCCGTGGTGGCCGAGGTGCTCCTGGCCGCCCGCGACGGTCTCCCCGCCATGGGGCAGGCGGCCATGGCCGGCGTTCCGAGCCTGGTGGGGCTGGTGCTAATGGCCGGCCTGGCGTACTTCCTGGCCACGCGCAACCTCCGCGGGCGCGGCAAGGTGGAAGAGGCGGCCCGGCAGCTGGAGACCGTGCTCGCCCACATGGCTGAGGGTCTGGTGTGCACCGACGCGGCCGGGCGCATCCAGTTGTGCAATCCCGCCGCGGCCGCCCTGAGCGGCCGCACGCGCGAGGCGCTGCGCGGCGCCCCCATCCTGGACGCGCTCCCCCTGCGGCAGCTCGACGGGGCCCCGCTGGCTCCGGCGGCGCACCCCGTGCGCCGGGCGTTGGGCGGCCAGCCGGCGCAGAGCGTCCGCCTGCAGCTGGCAACCTCGCCGCCCCTGCCCGTGGCCGTCACGGCGACGCCGCTGCGCGACGACGGGCGGGTGCAGGGCGCCGTGGTGCTGCTACGGGATATCCGTCACGAGCTGGAGATGGAGCGCGCCCGCGAAGACTTCCTCCACATCGCCTCGCACGAGCTGCGCACGCCGCTGACGGTAATGAAAGGGAATCTGGAGGTGGCCCTGGAGGCCGACCCGCCCGAGGCGGTGCGTGCGCCGCTGGAGGATGCCCTGGCGTCTACGGTCCGCCTGATCCGCATGGTCAACGAGTTCCTGGACGCCGCGCGCCTGGACCAGGGGGCGATGACGCTGCGGGTCGAGCCGGGCGACCTGCGGCTCGTGGTGCAGCAGGCCGTCGACATGCTGCGCGCCGACGCCGAGCGCAAGGGGCTGGCGCTGACCTACGTGCCGCCCGCAGACCTGCCGCCGGTCCGGATGGACCCCGAGCGTGCCCTGCAGATCCTGGTGAACCTGGTCGGCAACGCAATCCGCCACACCGTGCGGGGGGGTATCGAGATCACCCACGCGGTGGAGGAGGACACCGTGGTCACCGCCGTGCGCGACACCGGCGTGGGGATCGCCCCCGAGCACCGCGACCGTCTGTTCACGCGCTTTGGCCAGCTCGAGCGGGGACTGACGCGCGCGCCCGGCGGGAGCGGGCTCGGCCTGTACATCTCGCGGAAGCTGGCCGAGCAGATGGGGGGCACGGTCGTGCTGGCGGAGAGCACCCCGGGGCAGGGCAGCACCTTCGTGCTGCGCCTCCCCGCGGCGGCCGTGCCCGCCGGCAGCCGCTGA
- a CDS encoding diguanylate cyclase, with amino-acid sequence MAATGGSKLDMGGRPPRILIVDDEPGILELLRRRLEALGCQVAVLPGGSQVVAYAREHAPDLVLLDVMMPDLDGFAVCQQLKADPKTRDIPVVLMTARTETDSRVRGLELGAHDYVGKPFETAELIARVRAALRVKRLQDELKEANARLARLATSDPLTDLPNRRTFDEQIFAEMERARRSGQTVSVIMLDLDRFKQINDVYGHQVGDDVLRHVARVLAQRRRISDLVARYGGEEFVWVLPGARDRDAVELAEWVRRAVADLGVETPQGPLQVTISAGVTTYDPAEHGPLGATTVLEAADAALREAKASGRNRVIFRAIGPDAEDAGMMHDTVAQERPW; translated from the coding sequence GTGGCCGCAACGGGCGGGAGCAAGCTGGACATGGGCGGCCGGCCCCCCCGGATCCTGATCGTCGACGACGAGCCAGGAATCCTGGAGCTGCTGCGCCGGCGGTTGGAAGCGCTGGGGTGCCAGGTTGCCGTCCTCCCGGGCGGGAGCCAGGTGGTGGCCTACGCCCGCGAGCACGCGCCCGATCTCGTCCTCCTGGACGTGATGATGCCCGACCTCGACGGGTTCGCGGTGTGCCAACAGCTGAAGGCCGACCCCAAGACCCGCGACATCCCGGTGGTGCTCATGACCGCGCGCACCGAGACCGATAGCCGGGTGCGCGGTCTCGAGCTCGGCGCGCACGACTACGTCGGAAAACCCTTCGAGACGGCGGAGCTGATCGCCCGGGTGCGCGCAGCGCTGCGGGTGAAGCGGCTTCAGGACGAGCTGAAGGAGGCCAACGCGCGGCTGGCACGCCTGGCCACCAGCGACCCGCTCACGGACCTGCCGAACCGGCGCACGTTCGACGAGCAGATCTTCGCGGAGATGGAACGGGCCCGCCGCTCGGGACAGACCGTCTCGGTGATCATGCTGGACCTGGATCGGTTCAAGCAGATCAACGACGTCTACGGCCACCAGGTCGGGGACGACGTCCTGCGCCACGTGGCGCGGGTGCTGGCCCAGCGTCGGCGCATCTCAGACCTCGTGGCCCGCTACGGCGGCGAGGAGTTCGTGTGGGTGCTCCCCGGCGCCAGAGACAGGGACGCAGTGGAGCTCGCCGAGTGGGTCAGGCGCGCGGTCGCCGACCTCGGGGTCGAGACGCCCCAGGGTCCACTGCAGGTGACGATCAGCGCAGGGGTGACCACGTACGACCCGGCCGAGCACGGGCCGCTTGGGGCGACCACCGTGCTGGAGGCCGCCGATGCGGCGCTGCGGGAGGCCAAGGCCAGCGGGCGCAACCGGGTGATCTTCCGGGCCATCGGGCCGGACGCAGAAGACGCCGGGATGATGCACGACACCGTCGCCCAGGAGCGGCCGTGGTGA
- a CDS encoding ABC transporter ATP-binding protein, with product MSETATAPAVSPPAPPAPAVRLREVTHRFRAPRRGAAAVVALDQVTLDVPPGMVLGVLGPNGAGKTTLLRIVGTLLVPTAGEVCVLGIDAVRRPDAVRGQLGVVLGGERSVYWRLTGRENLLYAAALHDLPPQEARERADALLALVGLTARADDLVGSYSTGMRQRLAIARALIHDPALLLLDEPTAGLDLQAATDLRRLLAGLRAARGRTVIVATHHVEDAGRLCDVVAVLDRGRVLACAPPAALVAGYAARRGAPASLEEAVLDLLARTGG from the coding sequence GTGAGCGAGACCGCCACCGCCCCGGCGGTGTCGCCGCCCGCACCGCCGGCGCCCGCGGTGCGCCTGCGCGAGGTGACCCATCGGTTTCGCGCACCCCGTCGCGGCGCCGCTGCGGTGGTGGCCCTCGATCAGGTGACGCTGGACGTGCCCCCTGGGATGGTCCTGGGCGTGCTGGGGCCCAACGGCGCGGGCAAGACCACGTTGCTGCGCATCGTGGGCACGCTGCTGGTGCCCACGGCCGGGGAGGTCTGTGTGCTGGGGATCGACGCCGTGCGTCGTCCCGACGCGGTGCGCGGCCAGCTGGGGGTCGTTCTGGGCGGCGAGCGCAGCGTCTACTGGCGTCTGACCGGCCGCGAGAACCTCCTGTACGCGGCGGCGCTGCACGACCTCCCCCCGCAGGAGGCCCGCGAGCGCGCGGACGCCCTGCTGGCCCTGGTGGGGCTGACGGCCCGCGCCGACGATCTCGTGGGGTCGTACAGCACCGGCATGCGGCAGCGTCTGGCCATTGCCCGCGCGCTCATCCACGATCCGGCGCTCCTGCTGCTGGACGAGCCCACGGCCGGTCTCGACCTCCAGGCCGCCACCGACCTCCGTCGCCTGCTGGCCGGCCTGCGGGCCGCGCGAGGTCGCACGGTGATCGTGGCCACGCACCACGTCGAGGACGCCGGCCGCCTGTGTGACGTCGTCGCCGTGCTGGACCGTGGGCGCGTGCTGGCCTGTGCCCCGCCCGCTGCGCTGGTGGCCGGGTATGCCGCGCGCAGGGGCGCGCCGGCCTCGCTGGAGGAGGCGGTGCTCGACCTGCTCGCCCGTACGGGCGGGTGA